In Citrus sinensis cultivar Valencia sweet orange chromosome 2, DVS_A1.0, whole genome shotgun sequence, a single genomic region encodes these proteins:
- the LOC102607318 gene encoding nonsense-mediated mRNA decay factor SMG7 isoform X2 translates to MDNMSAPAPSARERAQRLYEKNIELENKRRRSVQARIPSDPNAWQQMRENYEAIILEDHAFSEQHNVEYALWQLHYRRIEELRAHYSAAVSSAGSNTSQATKVPSRSDRVTKIRQQFKTFLSEATGFYHELILKIRAKYGLPLGNFSEDSENRIIMDKDGKKSSEVKKGLVSCHRCLIYLGDLARYKGLYGEGDSKSREYAAASSYYLQAASLWPSSGNPHHQLAILASYSSDELVAVYRYFRSLAVDSPFSTARDNLIVAFEKNRQSYSQMSGDVKSSTAKEAGRLTGKGRGKVEAKLASKDADMETSTVKESVSGVQEKLKAFCTRFVRLNGILFTRTSLETFAEVLALVSSGLCELLSSGPEEELNFGSDANENALFIVRLVSILIFTVHNLKKENENQTYAEIVQRAVLLQNAFTAVFELMGHIIERCMQLSDPSSSYLLPGVLVFVEWLACYPDIASGSDADERQATVRSNFWNQCISFLNKILSLGPMSVADDEDLTCFFNMSRYDEAETENRLALWEDIELRGFLPLLPAQTILDFSRKISFGGDGNKERKDRVKRIFAAGKALANVIMVDQKPVCFDSKVKKFVIGTEPLDDITFTSSDVSKTNDLILENQAEKAMNLGVVQAPQLYMDGEEEDEVIVFKPAVTEKRADVVGSTWMSYDGFTPGHNAAVGDLQFYAGSVSTSQDNLRQQSTYDSSLPLTVSVGNILPQHLQSVQPHAPKQLMEEEVSLANSLKGLRLPENGRVLKHEMLENIGPSLPAARTIPIQQSVNVNASGTHYSFSNGPEAVIPSKVDAIASLGVAADSSAVKASSAFPAGPRKSPVSRPVRHLGPPPGFSPVPSKQVTAPISGSELTNENPLMDDYSWLDGYQLPPSTKGPGLGSSINYLSHANPPYVSNSNGLAGTGFPFPGKQFPAVQSHAEKQKGWQEYQSVEHLKLQHEQQLRQQQLINGNQFTPLPEQYQGQSIWTGRYFV, encoded by the exons ATGGATAATATGTCTGCTCCTGCTCCTTCAGCAAGGGAGCGTGCACAACGCCTCTATGAAAAG AATATTGAGTTGGAAAATAAGCGCAGGAGGTCAGTCCAGGCGCGAATTCCATCAGATCCCAATGCTTGGCAACAGATGCGTGAAAATTATGAGGCGATAATCCTTGAAGATCATGCCTTCTCTGAGCAGCACAATGTTGAATATGCCTTATGGCAGTTACATTACAGGCGAATCGAAGAATTGAGGGCACACTATAGTGCTGCTGTTTCTTCTGCAGGCTCGAACACATCGCAGGCTACAAAAGTACCTTCGCGTTCTGATCGAGTTACAAAAATTAGACAGCAGTTTAAAACATTCCTTTCTGAAGCAACTGGATTTTATCATGAATTGATCTTGAAGATCAGAGCAAAATATGGGCTTCCTTTGGGGAATTTCTCTGAGGATTCTGAGAATCGTATCATCATGGACAAAGATGGGAAGAAATCTTCTGAGGTGAAGAAAGGTTTGGTTTCTTGTCACCGATGTTTGATATATTTGGGGGACCTAGCAAGGTACAAAGGTTTATATGGGGAGGGCGACTCTAAATCTCGAGAGTATGCAGCAGCTTCAAGTTACTATCTGCAAGCTGCTTCTCTTTGGCCATCAAGTGGGAATCCCCACCACCAG cTTGCTATATTGGCTTCTTATTCTAGTGATGAGTTGGTAGCTGTTTATCGGTACTTTCGAAGTTTGGCAGTGGATAGCCCCTTTTCAACTGCAAGGGATAACTTGATTGTTGCATTTGAAAAG AACCGTCAGAGTTACTCTCAGATGTCTGGAGATGTTAAATCTTCTACTGCCAAGGAGGCTGGGCGGTTGACTGGTAAAGGAAGAGGGAAAGTCGAAGCAAAACTTGCATCAAAAGATGCTGACATGGAGACCAGCACTGTGAAGGAAAGTGTGTCTGGTGTCCAGGAGAAGCTTAAAGCTTTTTGCACTCGCTTTGTCCGTTTAAATGGAATTCTTTTTACACGCACTAG TCTGGAGACATTTGCAGAAGTTCTTGCTTTGGTTAGCAGTGGATTGTGTGAGCTTCTTTCTTCTGGGCCAGAAGAGGAACTGAACTTTGGATCAGATGCCAACGAGAATGCTCTTTTTATAGTTAGGCTTGTTTCCATTCTTATATTCACAGTTCATAATTTgaagaaggaaaatgaaaatcagaCTTACGCAGAAATTGTACAGCGTGCTGTACTTCTTCAGAATGCATTCACTGCTGTATTTGAGTTGATGGGGCATATAATAGAGAGATGTATGCAGCTGAGTGATCCTTCTTCAAGTTACCTGTTACCTGGTGTTTTGGTTTTTGTAGAATGGTTGGCCTGCTATCCTGATATTGCTTCTGGCAGTGATGCAGACGAGAGGCAGGCAACTGTTAGGTCAAACTTTTGGAACCAGTGCATATCCTTCCTTAATAAGATCTTGTCCCTTGGCCCAATGTCCGTTGCTGATGATGAAGACTTGACTTGCTTTTTCAATATGAGCAGATATGATGAAGCAGAAACTGAAAATCGACTAGCATTGTGGGAGGATATTGAGTTAAGAGGGTTTTTGCCACTCCTTCCTGCACAGACTATCTTAGATTTCTCTAGGAAGATCTCTTTTGGAGGTGATGGTAATAAGGAAAGGAAAGATCGTGTCAAAAGGATTTTCGCAGCTGGGAAGGCTTTGGCAAATGTAATTATGGTTGACCAAAAACCAGTGTGTTTTGATTCAAAGGTGAAGAAATTTGTTATTGGTACTGAGCCATTGGATGACATCACCTTTACCTCCTCAGACGTGTCCAAAACAAATGATTTAATTCTAGAAAATCAAGCTGAGAAAGCGATGAATTTGGGGGTTGTGCAGGCGCCACAACTGTACATGGATGGGGAGGAGGAGGATGAGGTCATTGTTTTTAAGCCAGCAGTTACTGAGAAGAGAGCTGATGTGGTTGGTTCGACGTGGATGTCCTATGATGGCTTTACCCCCGGCCATAATGCTGCTGTAGGTGATCTACAATTTTATGCTGGTTCTGTTTCAACATCTCAAGACAACCTTCGCCAGCAGTCTACTTATGATTCTAGTTTACCGCTAACTGTATCAGTTGGCAATATTCTGCCTCAACATCTGCAGTCAGTTCAGCCGCATGCTCCAAAGCAGCTTATGGAAGAAGAAGTGTCTCTTGCTAATAGCTTGAAAGGTTTGAGGCTCCCAGAGAATGGGCGTGTGCTGAAACATGAGATGTTGGAAAACATAGGCCCTTCACTCCCTGCAGCAAGGACAATTCCCATCCAACAATCTGTTAATGTCAATGCAAGTGGTACGCACtatagtttttcaaatggGCCAGAAGCTGTTATACCATCCAAGGTTGATGCCATTGCATCATTGGGAGTTGCTGCTGACAGTTCTGCTGTGAAGGCCTCGTCAGCTTTCCCCGCAGGCCCCAGAAAAAGTCCAGTTAGCCGACCTGTCAGGCATCTGGGACCTCCACCTGGCTTCAGCCCAGTTCCTTCTAAGCAAGTAACTGCACCCATTTCTGGTTCTGAGTTGACTAACGAGAATCCATTAATGGATGATTACAGTTGGTTGGATGGATATCAGTTGCCGCCTTCAACAAAAGGGCCTGGACTTGGTAGTTCCATCAATTATTTATCACATGCAAACCCTCCGTATGTCAGTAACAGCAATGGCTTGGCTGGGACAGGCTTTCCATTTCCTGGAAAGCAGTTTCCAGCAGTGCAGTCCCATGCTGAAAAACAGAAGGGGTGGCAGGAGTACCAGAGTGTTGAGCATTTAAAATTACAGCACGAACAACAGCTGAGGCAACAGCAACTCATAAATGGAAACCAGTTTACTCCACTGCCTGAGCAATATCAAGGACAGTCTATCTGGACCGGTCGTTATTTCGTGTGA
- the LOC102607318 gene encoding nonsense-mediated mRNA decay factor SMG7 isoform X1: MMIVQMDNMSAPAPSARERAQRLYEKNIELENKRRRSVQARIPSDPNAWQQMRENYEAIILEDHAFSEQHNVEYALWQLHYRRIEELRAHYSAAVSSAGSNTSQATKVPSRSDRVTKIRQQFKTFLSEATGFYHELILKIRAKYGLPLGNFSEDSENRIIMDKDGKKSSEVKKGLVSCHRCLIYLGDLARYKGLYGEGDSKSREYAAASSYYLQAASLWPSSGNPHHQLAILASYSSDELVAVYRYFRSLAVDSPFSTARDNLIVAFEKNRQSYSQMSGDVKSSTAKEAGRLTGKGRGKVEAKLASKDADMETSTVKESVSGVQEKLKAFCTRFVRLNGILFTRTSLETFAEVLALVSSGLCELLSSGPEEELNFGSDANENALFIVRLVSILIFTVHNLKKENENQTYAEIVQRAVLLQNAFTAVFELMGHIIERCMQLSDPSSSYLLPGVLVFVEWLACYPDIASGSDADERQATVRSNFWNQCISFLNKILSLGPMSVADDEDLTCFFNMSRYDEAETENRLALWEDIELRGFLPLLPAQTILDFSRKISFGGDGNKERKDRVKRIFAAGKALANVIMVDQKPVCFDSKVKKFVIGTEPLDDITFTSSDVSKTNDLILENQAEKAMNLGVVQAPQLYMDGEEEDEVIVFKPAVTEKRADVVGSTWMSYDGFTPGHNAAVGDLQFYAGSVSTSQDNLRQQSTYDSSLPLTVSVGNILPQHLQSVQPHAPKQLMEEEVSLANSLKGLRLPENGRVLKHEMLENIGPSLPAARTIPIQQSVNVNASGTHYSFSNGPEAVIPSKVDAIASLGVAADSSAVKASSAFPAGPRKSPVSRPVRHLGPPPGFSPVPSKQVTAPISGSELTNENPLMDDYSWLDGYQLPPSTKGPGLGSSINYLSHANPPYVSNSNGLAGTGFPFPGKQFPAVQSHAEKQKGWQEYQSVEHLKLQHEQQLRQQQLINGNQFTPLPEQYQGQSIWTGRYFV, translated from the exons ATGATGATTGTGCAGATGGATAATATGTCTGCTCCTGCTCCTTCAGCAAGGGAGCGTGCACAACGCCTCTATGAAAAG AATATTGAGTTGGAAAATAAGCGCAGGAGGTCAGTCCAGGCGCGAATTCCATCAGATCCCAATGCTTGGCAACAGATGCGTGAAAATTATGAGGCGATAATCCTTGAAGATCATGCCTTCTCTGAGCAGCACAATGTTGAATATGCCTTATGGCAGTTACATTACAGGCGAATCGAAGAATTGAGGGCACACTATAGTGCTGCTGTTTCTTCTGCAGGCTCGAACACATCGCAGGCTACAAAAGTACCTTCGCGTTCTGATCGAGTTACAAAAATTAGACAGCAGTTTAAAACATTCCTTTCTGAAGCAACTGGATTTTATCATGAATTGATCTTGAAGATCAGAGCAAAATATGGGCTTCCTTTGGGGAATTTCTCTGAGGATTCTGAGAATCGTATCATCATGGACAAAGATGGGAAGAAATCTTCTGAGGTGAAGAAAGGTTTGGTTTCTTGTCACCGATGTTTGATATATTTGGGGGACCTAGCAAGGTACAAAGGTTTATATGGGGAGGGCGACTCTAAATCTCGAGAGTATGCAGCAGCTTCAAGTTACTATCTGCAAGCTGCTTCTCTTTGGCCATCAAGTGGGAATCCCCACCACCAG cTTGCTATATTGGCTTCTTATTCTAGTGATGAGTTGGTAGCTGTTTATCGGTACTTTCGAAGTTTGGCAGTGGATAGCCCCTTTTCAACTGCAAGGGATAACTTGATTGTTGCATTTGAAAAG AACCGTCAGAGTTACTCTCAGATGTCTGGAGATGTTAAATCTTCTACTGCCAAGGAGGCTGGGCGGTTGACTGGTAAAGGAAGAGGGAAAGTCGAAGCAAAACTTGCATCAAAAGATGCTGACATGGAGACCAGCACTGTGAAGGAAAGTGTGTCTGGTGTCCAGGAGAAGCTTAAAGCTTTTTGCACTCGCTTTGTCCGTTTAAATGGAATTCTTTTTACACGCACTAG TCTGGAGACATTTGCAGAAGTTCTTGCTTTGGTTAGCAGTGGATTGTGTGAGCTTCTTTCTTCTGGGCCAGAAGAGGAACTGAACTTTGGATCAGATGCCAACGAGAATGCTCTTTTTATAGTTAGGCTTGTTTCCATTCTTATATTCACAGTTCATAATTTgaagaaggaaaatgaaaatcagaCTTACGCAGAAATTGTACAGCGTGCTGTACTTCTTCAGAATGCATTCACTGCTGTATTTGAGTTGATGGGGCATATAATAGAGAGATGTATGCAGCTGAGTGATCCTTCTTCAAGTTACCTGTTACCTGGTGTTTTGGTTTTTGTAGAATGGTTGGCCTGCTATCCTGATATTGCTTCTGGCAGTGATGCAGACGAGAGGCAGGCAACTGTTAGGTCAAACTTTTGGAACCAGTGCATATCCTTCCTTAATAAGATCTTGTCCCTTGGCCCAATGTCCGTTGCTGATGATGAAGACTTGACTTGCTTTTTCAATATGAGCAGATATGATGAAGCAGAAACTGAAAATCGACTAGCATTGTGGGAGGATATTGAGTTAAGAGGGTTTTTGCCACTCCTTCCTGCACAGACTATCTTAGATTTCTCTAGGAAGATCTCTTTTGGAGGTGATGGTAATAAGGAAAGGAAAGATCGTGTCAAAAGGATTTTCGCAGCTGGGAAGGCTTTGGCAAATGTAATTATGGTTGACCAAAAACCAGTGTGTTTTGATTCAAAGGTGAAGAAATTTGTTATTGGTACTGAGCCATTGGATGACATCACCTTTACCTCCTCAGACGTGTCCAAAACAAATGATTTAATTCTAGAAAATCAAGCTGAGAAAGCGATGAATTTGGGGGTTGTGCAGGCGCCACAACTGTACATGGATGGGGAGGAGGAGGATGAGGTCATTGTTTTTAAGCCAGCAGTTACTGAGAAGAGAGCTGATGTGGTTGGTTCGACGTGGATGTCCTATGATGGCTTTACCCCCGGCCATAATGCTGCTGTAGGTGATCTACAATTTTATGCTGGTTCTGTTTCAACATCTCAAGACAACCTTCGCCAGCAGTCTACTTATGATTCTAGTTTACCGCTAACTGTATCAGTTGGCAATATTCTGCCTCAACATCTGCAGTCAGTTCAGCCGCATGCTCCAAAGCAGCTTATGGAAGAAGAAGTGTCTCTTGCTAATAGCTTGAAAGGTTTGAGGCTCCCAGAGAATGGGCGTGTGCTGAAACATGAGATGTTGGAAAACATAGGCCCTTCACTCCCTGCAGCAAGGACAATTCCCATCCAACAATCTGTTAATGTCAATGCAAGTGGTACGCACtatagtttttcaaatggGCCAGAAGCTGTTATACCATCCAAGGTTGATGCCATTGCATCATTGGGAGTTGCTGCTGACAGTTCTGCTGTGAAGGCCTCGTCAGCTTTCCCCGCAGGCCCCAGAAAAAGTCCAGTTAGCCGACCTGTCAGGCATCTGGGACCTCCACCTGGCTTCAGCCCAGTTCCTTCTAAGCAAGTAACTGCACCCATTTCTGGTTCTGAGTTGACTAACGAGAATCCATTAATGGATGATTACAGTTGGTTGGATGGATATCAGTTGCCGCCTTCAACAAAAGGGCCTGGACTTGGTAGTTCCATCAATTATTTATCACATGCAAACCCTCCGTATGTCAGTAACAGCAATGGCTTGGCTGGGACAGGCTTTCCATTTCCTGGAAAGCAGTTTCCAGCAGTGCAGTCCCATGCTGAAAAACAGAAGGGGTGGCAGGAGTACCAGAGTGTTGAGCATTTAAAATTACAGCACGAACAACAGCTGAGGCAACAGCAACTCATAAATGGAAACCAGTTTACTCCACTGCCTGAGCAATATCAAGGACAGTCTATCTGGACCGGTCGTTATTTCGTGTGA